Proteins found in one Triticum urartu cultivar G1812 chromosome 4, Tu2.1, whole genome shotgun sequence genomic segment:
- the LOC125554887 gene encoding uncharacterized protein LOC125554887 — protein MLGCFPAVVGGRRPPKSPPSALLNLTYDDGSTSTSVSVSPPSSASTSSPAFLDDDDADAQADVGGLSSAIASRRLSLAPPGRSNSIVDSSSSEHATAPCPFIPSQEAVRSVTMSTDAPRAEFLKSMLEMAEALGLDPRRGADRARMHDLLLCYIAINDSDTLRDILGAFTELLCILNGNTTGDGDGTRTTPPSTATADRATHR, from the coding sequence ATGCTCGGCTGCTTCCCCGCCGTCGTGGGCGGCCGGAGGCCCCCCAAGTCACCGCCGTCGGCCCTCCTTAACCTTACCTACGACGACggctccacctccacctccgtcTCCGTCTCGCCGCCCTcctccgcctccacctcctccccggccttcctcgacgacgacgacgccgaCGCGCAGGCCGACGTCGGCGGCCTGTCCTCCGCCATCGCGTCCCGCCGCCTCTCCCTCGCGCCCCCCGGCCGCTCCAACTCCATCGTCGACTCCTCCTCCTCCGAGCACGCCACCGCTCCCTGTCCATTCATCCCGTCGCAGGAGGCGGTGCGGAGCGTCACCATGTCGACGGACGCGCCCCGCGCCGAGTTCCTCAAGTCGATGCTGGAGATGGCGGAGGCGCTGGGCCTGGACCCGCGCCGCGGCGCCGACCGCGCGCGCATGCACGACCTCCTCTTGTGCTACATCGCCATCAACGACAGCGACACGCTCAGGGACATCCTCGGCGCATTCACCGAGCTCCTCTGCATCCTCAACGGCAACACCaccggcgacggcgacggcacCAGGACAACGCCACCGTCGACGGCGACAGCAGACAGAGCGACGCATAGGTAG